The Vampirovibrio chlorellavorus genome has a segment encoding these proteins:
- a CDS encoding low molecular weight protein-tyrosine-phosphatase has translation MSQASSQPPRKVKIMFVCMGNICRSPSAEGVFHYMVQTSGFRDHIEVASSGTDNYHVGAPADGRSHAAALNRGIDLSNHRAQQFKKHHFDEYDYILVMDRLNHDHVMRMCPHGHQEKVHYFLDFAPQLNLREVPDPYYGGAEGFDRVLDYIEAAAAGLLSEIRDRHLDPANLHPEIKA, from the coding sequence ATGTCGCAAGCCAGCAGCCAACCACCCCGGAAGGTTAAAATCATGTTTGTGTGTATGGGCAATATTTGCCGCTCTCCCTCCGCGGAAGGGGTCTTTCACTATATGGTGCAGACCAGCGGCTTTCGGGATCACATCGAAGTGGCCTCCTCCGGCACGGATAATTACCACGTGGGCGCCCCTGCCGATGGACGCTCTCACGCCGCCGCCCTGAACCGGGGTATTGACCTGAGCAATCACCGGGCCCAGCAGTTTAAAAAGCATCATTTTGACGAGTACGACTACATTTTGGTGATGGACCGACTCAACCACGATCATGTCATGCGCATGTGTCCCCACGGGCACCAGGAGAAAGTGCATTACTTCCTTGATTTTGCGCCCCAACTCAATCTGCGGGAAGTGCCCGATCCCTATTACGGGGGTGCGGAAGGCTTTGATCGGGTGCTGGATTACATTGAGGCCGCCGCAGCTGGGCTGCTCTCGGAAATTCGGGATCGCCACCTTGACCCGGCCAATTTGCACCCGGAAATCAAGGCCTGA